TTATTCTGTCGGTTTCAACTTGACCATTCCGCTGCGTAACCGTGCCGCGCAAGCCGATCAGGTACGTTCCGAATTGGAATACGGACAGGCTGAGCTCCATCTTCAGCAACTCCAGAATCAGGTCGGGATCGAAGTCCGCAATGCGCAGTTCGCGGTCACACAGTATCGCGCTCGCGTAGTGGCAGCGAGAAAGGCGGTGGATGTCGCGCAGCGGACTTTGGAGATCGAGCAGAAAAAGCTTGCGCTTGGGGCTTCGACAAGCTTGCAGGTGCTTCAGGTAGGCCGTGATCTAGCCGTCGCAGAATCGAATCTGGTGACGGCCACAACCGCCTATGCGAAGGCAAGGGTGGAGTTAGACCACTCCATCGGTGCTACGCTGGTAAACAACGGAATCAGCATCGACGACGCCGAAACAGGCATAGTTCACGCGCTGCCGAAGATGTCAGGAATAGCGCCAGTCAATCAGTGATCATGCCTTACTTACAGGTTGTCGGGATTTCGTGATTTGGTGATTTCGTGATTTTGCGATTCTCAATCACGAAATCACACAATCGCGAAATCACGAAATTGTTTTGGAGGACTTTTGCCAATCAGCAGTCTCGAGCAGGGCGAAACAACCGAAATAAGCACCACATCTATGCCGCCGCGCATCCTCGTCGCCGATGATCAGGCGGACGTGCGCGAGGCCTTGCGTCTGCTGCTGAAAGGTGAGGGATACCGGATCGATGCCGTTGCTTCACCGGAAGCTGTAATGGAAGAGCTGGCATCGGGCGAGTTTGACATCCTGCTCATCGACCTGAACTACACACGCGATACCACCTCCGGCGAAGAAGGTCTAGATCTCCTCTCGAAAATTCAGGATGTGGACAGCACTCTGCCCGTAATTGTCATGACGGCGTGGGGCAGTGTGAATATTGCCGTTGAAGCCATGCGTCGCGGCGCGCGCGACTTCATCCAAAAGCCTTGGGAAAACGAACGACTGATCAGCATCCTGCGGACGCAGATCGAGCTGAGCCGAGCACTGAAACGCGCGCAGCATCTCGAAGCCGAGAATCGTCTGCTGCAAGCGCAGGGCCGACCGACGTTTATCGCTGAGTCCAAAGTCATGCAACCCGTTTTGGAGCTCATCGCTCGCATCGGACCCAGCGATGCGAACGTACTCATCACTGGCGAACATGGCACGGGCAAGGAAGTGGTCGCGCGCACGCTGCACCTGTTATCTCCGCGTGCATCAAGGCCGATGGTGACGGTGAACACCGGCGGACTGCCGGAGGGGACCTTCGAGAGCGAACTCTTCGGACACGTAAAAGGCGCATTCACCGACGCTCGCACCGACCGCATTGGACGCTTCGAACTCGCCGACAAAGGCACGATCTTCCTCGACGAAATTGCGAACGTTCCGCTGAAACAGCAGGCAAAGTTGTTGCGCGTTTTGGAAACGGGCGAGATGGAGCGTGTCGGTTCTTCGAAGACGAAGAACGTCGACGTCCGCGTGCTCTCTGCGACCAACGC
This portion of the Terriglobales bacterium genome encodes:
- a CDS encoding sigma-54 dependent transcriptional regulator, whose product is MPPRILVADDQADVREALRLLLKGEGYRIDAVASPEAVMEELASGEFDILLIDLNYTRDTTSGEEGLDLLSKIQDVDSTLPVIVMTAWGSVNIAVEAMRRGARDFIQKPWENERLISILRTQIELSRALKRAQHLEAENRLLQAQGRPTFIAESKVMQPVLELIARIGPSDANVLITGEHGTGKEVVARTLHLLSPRASRPMVTVNTGGLPEGTFESELFGHVKGAFTDARTDRIGRFELADKGTIFLDEIANVPLKQQAKLLRVLETGEMERVGSSKTKNVDVRVLSATNADLKTESSKGTFRPDLLFRLNTIEIHLPPLRERREDIPLLAQHFLKAYSQRYRKQVNRFDPAAMQKMLEHFWPGNVRELDHSIERAVLLAQSDSIRPSDLGLSDRRESTSSIEEMSLEEVESLLIRKTLGRYSGNISHAAEALGLSRSALYRRIQKYGL